A window of Hymenobacter aerilatus contains these coding sequences:
- a CDS encoding MBOAT family O-acyltransferase, with protein MDFSALPALDFDRLLQQFVYSPKSPMIFNTGFFLLLFLAFLCIYQLLRNHLRARLTYLTLFSLFFYYKSSGLYFLLLVLSTIIEFHFGKWIADTDSPRTRKLLLVASLCVNLGMLFYFKYTNFFIASFNAATGSRYPLLDIVLPVGISFYTFQTLSYTIDVYKGQIKPLRNILDFAFFVSFFPQLVAGPIVRASDFIPQIHQRLFISRPEMGRAVLLIATGLFKKAIISDYISLNFVERIFDNPTLYSGIENLLGVYGYALQIYCDFSGYSDIAIGIALLLGYTLPPNFLSPYQSTSITEFWRRWHISLSSWLRDYLYIPLGGNRKGVVRQYFNLFMTMLLGGLWHGASWQFVVWGALHGLALAADKLFQQVFRPRATWLTHALGWFITFHFVCFCWIFFRADSFATATQVIHQITHTLHPELLPEVVASFRAVFVLVALGYCLHFIPDRVSLTMENFLAHRSVLAQAAVLTVVIWLVIQVKSADIQPFIYFQF; from the coding sequence ATGGATTTCTCCGCGCTACCCGCCCTTGATTTCGACCGACTGCTGCAACAGTTCGTGTACAGCCCCAAGAGCCCGATGATCTTCAACACGGGCTTTTTTCTGCTGCTGTTCCTGGCGTTCTTGTGCATCTACCAGCTGTTGCGTAACCACTTACGCGCCCGCCTGACCTACCTTACCCTGTTCTCGCTGTTCTTCTATTACAAGTCGAGCGGGCTGTACTTTTTGCTGCTGGTGCTTTCCACCATCATCGAGTTTCACTTCGGGAAGTGGATTGCTGATACCGATAGTCCGCGCACGCGCAAGCTGCTACTGGTAGCAAGCCTGTGCGTGAACCTGGGCATGTTGTTCTACTTCAAGTACACCAACTTCTTCATTGCCAGTTTCAACGCCGCCACCGGCAGCCGCTACCCGCTGCTGGATATTGTGCTGCCAGTTGGTATTTCTTTCTACACGTTCCAGACGCTGAGCTATACCATTGACGTGTACAAAGGGCAGATTAAGCCTCTGCGTAACATCCTGGATTTTGCGTTTTTCGTGTCGTTCTTCCCGCAGCTGGTAGCAGGTCCTATCGTGCGGGCTTCGGATTTCATCCCGCAGATTCACCAACGTCTGTTCATCAGCAGGCCCGAGATGGGTAGGGCGGTGCTGCTGATTGCGACCGGCTTATTTAAGAAAGCCATCATCTCCGACTACATCAGCCTGAATTTCGTCGAGCGCATCTTCGACAACCCTACCCTCTACAGCGGCATCGAAAACCTATTGGGCGTGTATGGCTATGCCTTGCAGATCTACTGCGACTTTTCGGGGTATTCCGATATTGCTATTGGCATTGCGCTGCTACTGGGCTACACGTTGCCGCCTAACTTCCTGTCGCCCTACCAGTCCACCAGTATCACCGAGTTCTGGCGGCGCTGGCACATTTCGCTTTCCTCGTGGCTGCGCGACTACCTTTACATCCCGCTGGGCGGCAACCGCAAGGGGGTAGTGCGGCAATATTTCAACCTGTTCATGACCATGCTGCTGGGCGGCCTGTGGCACGGTGCCTCTTGGCAGTTTGTGGTGTGGGGCGCCCTGCACGGCCTGGCGCTGGCCGCCGATAAGCTGTTTCAGCAGGTGTTTCGGCCACGTGCTACCTGGCTCACGCACGCGCTGGGGTGGTTCATCACCTTTCACTTCGTGTGTTTTTGCTGGATTTTCTTCCGCGCCGATAGCTTTGCCACGGCCACACAGGTGATTCATCAGATTACGCACACACTGCACCCCGAGCTGTTGCCTGAGGTAGTAGCCAGCTTCCGGGCTGTATTTGTGTTAGTAGCGCTGGGCTACTGTCTGCACTTCATCCCCGACCGCGTGAGCCTAACCATGGAAAACTTCTTAGCGCACCGTTCCGTGCTGGCTCAGGCGGCTGTGCTCACGGTGGTTATCTGGCTCGTGATTCAGGTGAAATCAGCTGATATTCAGCCGTTCATCTACTTTCAGTTCTAA
- a CDS encoding DUF2141 domain-containing protein produces MINFFASVFLKASLAASLLFPEQALSQQDQATVPVTVVITNLASPTSTITLNFYNSSESFLQSGKAALSKKVVPQQQDQVQFRVDLAPGEWAIALSQDVNDNGEMDRNLVGIPTEPYAFSNNVRPRFKAPSFDECKFTAEGEGQTVTIRLEK; encoded by the coding sequence ATGATAAACTTTTTTGCTTCCGTGTTTCTGAAGGCTAGCTTGGCAGCGAGCCTGCTTTTTCCTGAACAAGCACTTTCCCAACAAGACCAGGCTACTGTGCCAGTCACGGTGGTGATTACCAATCTGGCCTCGCCTACCTCTACCATCACGCTCAACTTCTACAACTCCTCCGAGTCGTTTCTGCAGTCGGGCAAAGCGGCCTTGAGCAAAAAGGTAGTGCCCCAGCAGCAGGATCAGGTGCAATTTCGGGTAGACCTGGCGCCGGGCGAATGGGCCATTGCCCTATCACAAGATGTGAACGACAACGGCGAGATGGACCGCAACTTAGTGGGCATTCCTACCGAACCGTACGCGTTTTCCAACAACGTGCGCCCGCGCTTCAAAGCCCCGAGTTTTGACGAGTGCAAGTTTACGGCCGAGGGCGAGGGCCAAACCGTGACGATCCGGCTGGAGAAATAG
- a CDS encoding (2Fe-2S)-binding protein yields the protein MSTKVIQEPVGDVAVALPPLEQITLTINGVEKRLQVAPWTSLLDLLREYLDLTGTKKGCDHGQCGACTVLVDGTRINSCLTLAVMKDGSEITTVEGLAKGDELHPVQEAFIEHDAFQCGYCTPGQICSAVGLINEGKAKTADDIRELMSGNICRCGAYVGIVAAVEEAMHKCQHQH from the coding sequence ATGAGCACGAAAGTAATCCAAGAACCCGTCGGGGACGTGGCGGTGGCTTTGCCGCCGCTCGAACAAATTACCCTGACCATCAACGGCGTAGAAAAGCGCCTGCAGGTTGCGCCCTGGACCTCGCTGCTCGACTTACTACGCGAGTATCTCGACCTGACCGGCACCAAAAAAGGCTGTGACCATGGCCAGTGTGGTGCCTGCACAGTACTGGTGGATGGCACCCGCATCAACTCCTGCCTCACGCTGGCCGTGATGAAGGATGGCTCGGAAATCACAACGGTAGAAGGCTTGGCCAAGGGCGACGAGTTGCACCCGGTACAGGAAGCCTTTATCGAGCACGACGCTTTCCAGTGCGGCTACTGCACGCCGGGGCAAATCTGCTCGGCGGTAGGCCTCATCAACGAAGGCAAAGCCAAAACCGCCGACGACATCCGCGAGCTGATGAGCGGCAATATCTGCCGCTGTGGTGCCTATGTAGGCATCGTAGCCGCCGTGGAAGAGGCCATGCACAAGTGCCAACACCAACACTAA
- a CDS encoding FAD binding domain-containing protein: MNSFSYTRAKAVDTAAREVSANHSAKFIAGGTNILDLMKENVERPTRLVDLTRLPLKEIEDTEKGLRLGALVSNAATAYDERVEERYPLLSKTILAGASAQLRNMATDGGNLFQRTRCYYFYDLATPCNKREPGSGCSAINGFNRIHAILGTSESCIATHPSDMCVALAALKATVNVTGATGERTVEFADFHRLPGDEPERDNNLNPDEIVTSIDLPADGERFAKHYTYLKLRDRASYAFALVSVAAALDMDSDTIKEARVALGGVAHKPWRKPEAEDLLKGQKATKENFERVAASLLEGAKGFGSNTFKIELAKRAIVRALTMAANGLH, encoded by the coding sequence ATGAATAGCTTTTCCTACACCCGCGCCAAGGCCGTCGATACGGCCGCCCGCGAAGTTTCGGCCAATCACTCGGCTAAGTTCATCGCCGGCGGTACGAATATTCTGGACCTGATGAAGGAAAACGTGGAGCGTCCTACCCGCCTGGTAGACCTCACGCGTTTGCCCCTCAAAGAAATCGAAGACACCGAGAAAGGCCTGCGCCTGGGCGCGCTGGTTTCCAACGCTGCTACCGCCTACGATGAGCGCGTAGAAGAGCGTTATCCGCTCTTGAGCAAGACCATTTTGGCCGGCGCCTCGGCCCAGTTGCGCAACATGGCCACCGATGGCGGTAACCTGTTTCAGCGCACCCGCTGCTACTACTTCTACGACTTGGCGACGCCCTGTAACAAGCGCGAGCCGGGTTCGGGCTGCTCGGCCATCAATGGCTTCAACCGTATTCACGCCATTTTAGGTACCAGCGAGAGCTGCATTGCCACCCATCCCAGCGATATGTGCGTGGCCTTGGCAGCGCTGAAAGCCACCGTGAACGTGACGGGTGCCACTGGCGAACGAACCGTAGAGTTTGCCGATTTCCACCGCCTACCCGGCGATGAGCCTGAGCGCGACAACAACCTGAACCCCGACGAAATTGTGACCAGCATTGATTTGCCGGCTGATGGCGAGCGGTTTGCCAAGCACTACACCTACCTCAAACTGCGCGACCGGGCCTCCTACGCCTTCGCGCTGGTATCGGTAGCCGCCGCCCTGGACATGGACAGCGACACCATCAAGGAAGCCCGCGTGGCGCTGGGCGGCGTGGCCCACAAGCCCTGGCGCAAGCCCGAGGCCGAAGACCTGCTGAAAGGCCAAAAAGCGACGAAGGAGAACTTCGAGCGTGTGGCAGCCTCGCTGCTGGAAGGCGCAAAAGGCTTTGGCTCCAATACATTCAAAATTGAACTGGCTAAGCGCGCCATCGTACGGGCGCTGACGATGGCCGCAAACGGACTACACTAA